Proteins from a genomic interval of Lycium ferocissimum isolate CSIRO_LF1 chromosome 2, AGI_CSIRO_Lferr_CH_V1, whole genome shotgun sequence:
- the LOC132046845 gene encoding uncharacterized protein LOC132046845, with protein MQRGTCNSYLPTGNYVNGGSLGRPDLRNTNAPLLLIMHDPTFSVPWQQFPLNWTYSSIYFQVPFMYPVNETIGYEVIPHQHSLPFVPTYQFPHASQTIGYEVISHQRSLPFVPTYQFPHVSQTCHASIIPRNPFSYWTPAGFLTNTLAPVLPTMHASSFTVSWPQFLWNWTYSSIYLQAPFMYPVNETIVYEVIPHQHSLLFVPTYQFPHISLVPGAERIVTRENMVNTNFAVQQANFPMNHPPRFAGVNHGPGLSPLHPYNSHMAQNAIPPALYGDVDNMTYEGLLALQAHIGHVSRGLSEQVIVARMKCIKYESTERLVNDIDTCCICLEDFSDGQLIGSVDCRHSFHFDCIRRWLMEDKNICPLCNGIALTI; from the exons ATGCAGCGTGGTACATGTAATTCTTATTTACCCACTGGAAACTACGTGAACGGTGGAAGCCTAGGTCGACCCGATTTGAGGAATACCAATGCTCCTCTCTTGCTGATCATGCATGATCCCACTTTCTCTGTACCGTGGCAGCAGTTTCCATTGAATTGGACTTATAGTTCAATCTATTTTCAGGTTCCATTTATGTATCCTGTAAATGAAACAATTGGGTATGAGGTAATTCCCCATCAACATAGCCTGCCTTTTGTACCTACTTATCAGTTTCCACATGCTAGTCAAACAATTGGGTATGAGGTAATTTCCCATCAACGTAGCCTGCCGTTTGTACCTACTTATCAGTTTCCACATGTTAGTCAAACATGCCATGCTTCCATTATTCCAAGAAATCCTTTTTCCTACTGGACTCCAGCAGGATTTCTAACAAATACATTGGCTCCTGTCTTACCGACCATGCATGCTTCCAGTTTCACTGTATCCTGGCCGCAGTTTCTATGGAATTGGACTTATAGTTCAATCTATTTGCAGGCTCCGTTTATGTATCCTGTGAATGAAACAATTGTGTATGAGGTAATTCCCCATCAACATAGCCTGCTGTTTGTACCTACTTATCAGTTTCCACATATTAGTCTTGTTCCTGGAGCTGAGAGAATAGTTACAAGAGAGAATATGGTAAACACCAATTTTGCAGTTCAACAAGCCAACTTCCCTATGAATCACCCCCCAAGATTCGCGGGAGTGAACCATGGACCTGGTCTTTCACCACTGCATCCTTATAATTCTCATATG GCACAAAATGCTATACCTCCGGCTTTATATGGTGACGTGGACAACATGACCTATGAG GGTTTGTTGGCCTTGCAAGCCCACATTGGACATGTCAGTCGAGGATTGAGTGAGCAAGTCATTGTTGCACGAATGAAGTGCATCAAGTATGAGTCGACTGAAAGATTGGTAAATGACATTGACACATGTTGTATTTGTTTG GAAGATTTTTCTGATGGACAGCTCATTGGAAGCGTTGACTGTCGCCATAGCTTCCACTTTGATTGCATCCGTCGATGGCTCATGGAGGACAAGAACATTTGCCCTCTCTGTAATGGAATTGCATTGACAATTTGA